One part of the Treponema sp. OMZ 787 genome encodes these proteins:
- a CDS encoding pentapeptide repeat-containing protein — protein MFSFDKKTEYKDFLALLKKTNSLNGLNLSGLEFEGLDLSKKSFTGCSFSNSKFKNCNCSNLHLRMCFFDFCEIESCNFQDSDIQFSSFGGAKIIDTDFKNSELLQNNFNGINAEEVSFNDSDLYSSRFMFSVLKNVYFQNCNLKKTSFLNIEENGVSYKSSNTREAVFTEGDEFV, from the coding sequence ATGTTTAGTTTTGATAAAAAAACGGAATATAAAGATTTTCTCGCTCTTTTAAAAAAAACGAATTCTTTGAACGGTTTAAATTTATCCGGTTTAGAATTTGAAGGCTTGGATCTTTCAAAAAAATCCTTTACAGGATGCAGCTTTTCAAACAGCAAATTTAAAAACTGTAATTGCAGTAATCTGCATCTTAGAATGTGTTTTTTTGATTTTTGTGAAATAGAGTCATGCAATTTTCAAGATTCGGATATTCAGTTTTCTTCCTTTGGGGGAGCAAAGATTATTGATACAGACTTTAAAAATTCCGAGCTTCTCCAAAATAATTTTAACGGAATCAATGCCGAAGAAGTTTCTTTTAATGATTCTGATCTTTACAGTTCGCGTTTTATGTTTTCTGTTTTAAAAAATGTTTATTTTCAAAACTGTAATCTTAAAAAGACCTCATTTTTAAATATAGAAGAAAACGGCGTTTCCTATAAGTCATCCAATACCCGTGAAGCTGTTTTTACTGAAGGAGACGAATTTGTATGA
- a CDS encoding MBL fold metallo-hydrolase has product MKVYLHFSPQLFANTYLIGNEITKDAVIIDPAKITEKMIHQIEQNGFNLKAVLLTHNLESPYETGLNTILKIYNPQVYAGSCFSENVIINTLRGDGTIDVAGYPVRYFAIPAHSSYSYMFQIENAVFTGTSLSAGMIGQTSNTYAERTLRNILKTKLMSLDDNLIIMPFYGPPSSVGVERKFNASIFQDFENKPF; this is encoded by the coding sequence ATGAAAGTTTATCTTCATTTTTCGCCACAGCTTTTTGCAAACACCTATCTTATCGGGAACGAAATCACGAAGGATGCCGTTATCATCGATCCTGCAAAGATCACGGAAAAGATGATTCATCAAATAGAACAAAACGGCTTTAATCTTAAAGCCGTTTTATTGACGCACAATCTTGAAAGCCCTTATGAAACAGGACTTAATACGATTTTGAAAATTTACAATCCTCAAGTTTACGCCGGAAGCTGCTTTTCTGAAAATGTAATAATAAATACATTGCGAGGAGACGGAACTATAGATGTAGCAGGTTATCCTGTAAGATATTTTGCAATTCCTGCACATTCTTCATATTCTTACATGTTTCAAATTGAAAATGCTGTATTTACAGGAACATCCTTATCTGCGGGAATGATAGGCCAAACTTCAAATACTTATGCAGAACGGACTCTGCGTAATATTTTAAAAACAAAGCTCATGAGCTTGGATGATAATCTTATTATTATGCCGTTTTACGGCCCTCCTTCTTCTGTAGGAGTAGAGCGTAAATTCAATGCTTCGATTTTTCAGGATTTTGAAAACAAACCTTTTTAA
- a CDS encoding capsule assembly Wzi family protein translates to MKNKIFIVIFMIFGLSIFSQAAVDIFDPLYEDIQIWENMGLLNDNSYLKPYPLQEIKRILNHIIEKGDGGQRKIAQNHYNRLFGRIFHFGAGVDLDAKFPQKITEFVLQPFLDINYELSKYLTVSGTLSPLLTNQYPEYTVAHTQFNYSKYDAPTDDVSIGKIKALWNFNTGAAIGTPEYYLTAGIARTSFGPFYDSNIIIGRQAVHQGQFNFVMNKNNWTYSQSFLTLTAKNDFGTGYKTPNKFLTLHSLSVRPLPWLSIGFIETIIYGGRLEPIYFLPFSIHFVSQGLYGFPDNSLLGLMFTAKPISGLRIDGVIYADDIGFNEIVKFKKDAKWRMAGQFGISYTVPKSHWFTMIDLNYTFVTPYCYTHFHDGIPGKPNYENYTHDGRPLGSNLQPNSDRITIKTKFKPLECFDINLSNTFIRHANVTESIKDPILLKDYLTTEKYPTDGSVHNHSAITSGSGYDTKGWPHAFLYSTPFLTQQTIQYINQLGLEGVVNLPILKSGGLIQVKLGYTFEANINPGVNRHIYKKSTGINDSSSAEDILNEANKQLKAWREQAVGKEFNHYFKVGVKISY, encoded by the coding sequence ATGAAAAATAAAATTTTTATTGTCATTTTTATGATTTTCGGGCTATCGATTTTTTCGCAAGCCGCGGTAGACATATTTGATCCATTGTATGAAGACATACAAATATGGGAAAATATGGGCTTGCTTAATGATAACTCCTATTTAAAGCCTTATCCTTTACAGGAAATAAAAAGAATACTAAATCATATTATTGAAAAGGGGGATGGAGGACAAAGGAAAATAGCTCAAAATCATTATAACCGATTATTTGGTAGAATATTTCATTTTGGAGCCGGAGTAGATTTAGATGCAAAATTTCCTCAAAAAATTACCGAATTTGTATTACAACCTTTTCTAGATATAAATTACGAACTTTCCAAGTATTTAACGGTTTCAGGAACTCTAAGCCCTCTCCTCACGAACCAATATCCTGAATATACGGTTGCACATACTCAATTTAATTACTCCAAATATGATGCTCCAACTGATGATGTGTCTATAGGAAAAATTAAAGCTTTATGGAATTTTAATACAGGAGCAGCTATAGGAACACCTGAATATTATTTAACAGCAGGAATTGCAAGAACTAGCTTCGGACCTTTTTATGATTCAAATATAATAATAGGAAGGCAAGCTGTACATCAAGGACAATTTAATTTTGTTATGAACAAAAATAACTGGACATACAGCCAGTCTTTTCTTACTCTTACAGCTAAAAATGATTTTGGAACAGGTTACAAGACACCTAATAAATTTCTGACATTACATTCCCTGAGTGTACGCCCATTACCATGGCTTTCAATAGGATTTATTGAAACTATTATATATGGCGGAAGACTGGAACCGATTTATTTTTTACCTTTTTCAATACACTTTGTAAGTCAGGGACTGTATGGTTTTCCCGACAATAGCTTACTCGGATTGATGTTTACTGCAAAACCAATTTCAGGATTAAGAATAGATGGAGTAATATATGCCGATGATATAGGTTTTAATGAAATTGTAAAATTTAAAAAAGATGCAAAATGGAGAATGGCAGGACAATTTGGCATTTCATACACTGTGCCTAAATCACACTGGTTTACCATGATAGACTTAAATTATACATTTGTTACCCCATATTGCTACACACATTTTCACGATGGAATTCCTGGAAAACCCAATTATGAAAACTATACTCATGATGGGAGACCTCTAGGAAGTAACTTACAGCCAAACTCAGATCGCATAACCATTAAAACTAAATTCAAACCCCTTGAATGTTTTGATATAAATTTATCAAATACATTTATTCGCCATGCTAATGTTACGGAAAGTATTAAAGATCCTATACTTTTAAAAGACTATCTTACAACTGAAAAATATCCGACCGATGGTTCGGTTCATAATCATTCTGCTATTACATCAGGATCAGGATATGATACTAAAGGCTGGCCTCATGCCTTCCTTTACTCCACCCCATTCCTAACCCAACAGACAATTCAATATATCAATCAGCTTGGATTAGAGGGTGTAGTTAACCTCCCAATCTTAAAATCCGGCGGTTTGATACAGGTTAAGCTAGGTTATACTTTTGAAGCAAATATAAATCCGGGAGTAAACAGGCATATTTATAAAAAATCAACCGGAATTAATGATTCATCATCTGCTGAAGATATTTTAAATGAGGCTAATAAACAGCTAAAAGCTTGGAGAGAACAGGCTGTCGGAAAAGAGTTTAATCATTACTTTAAAGTAGGTGTAAAAATTTCTTATTAA
- a CDS encoding glycosyltransferase: MKQRIGFIYLKTGAGHIAGAKALSAKLMDLYPDQAECHLKDGFDQGAWFLKFFFEKGYLASTNYFEPGYVAFYQLYALSPMLHLLKKLITPYTVPNLVNFLKSNKITKLVCLHHTLIPICREAINRVNPNIPLISIVMDPFTVHPIWFFEKNTELIVFSKKALLEAINKHKFPSDKLHQFPLILSEKFDKPYTQDQIASIKEKLGIPKDKKIVLIVGGGEGLKNANSIVQAFIKKKAEIFLIVVCGKNRPLRHSLEYLVHFYNFKNIKIFGFVSFMPDLMNIADCIITKGGPATLMESICIGKPVIISTYIRGQELGNMLYITQNKLGWYIPKPKNIVEKVSEIFSDEEILEETRDQIKKMNIRNGLNDIVDFIWNFDTV; the protein is encoded by the coding sequence ATGAAACAGAGAATCGGATTTATATATTTAAAAACAGGAGCCGGGCATATAGCTGGAGCAAAAGCTCTATCAGCCAAACTAATGGATTTATACCCGGATCAGGCAGAATGTCATTTAAAAGATGGCTTTGATCAGGGTGCTTGGTTTTTAAAATTCTTTTTTGAAAAGGGATATTTAGCCTCTACAAACTATTTTGAACCCGGATATGTTGCATTTTACCAACTATATGCTTTAAGCCCCATGCTCCATCTTTTAAAAAAATTAATAACCCCTTACACTGTTCCTAATTTAGTAAATTTTTTAAAGTCAAACAAAATTACAAAACTCGTATGTTTACATCATACCCTTATCCCGATATGCAGAGAAGCCATAAACAGAGTAAACCCGAATATTCCGCTAATCAGCATAGTAATGGATCCTTTTACGGTACATCCTATATGGTTTTTTGAAAAAAACACCGAGCTCATTGTTTTTTCAAAAAAAGCTTTACTTGAAGCCATAAACAAACACAAGTTTCCTTCCGACAAGCTGCATCAATTTCCTTTGATTCTTTCAGAAAAATTTGATAAACCATATACTCAAGATCAAATAGCTTCAATAAAAGAAAAATTAGGAATTCCCAAAGATAAAAAAATAGTATTGATAGTCGGAGGGGGAGAAGGATTAAAAAACGCAAACTCAATAGTACAAGCCTTTATCAAAAAGAAAGCGGAAATTTTCTTAATTGTAGTATGCGGGAAAAACCGTCCTCTGAGACACAGTCTTGAATATTTAGTTCATTTTTACAATTTCAAAAATATTAAAATATTCGGATTTGTTTCATTTATGCCTGATCTAATGAATATCGCTGATTGTATTATAACAAAAGGAGGACCTGCAACTCTAATGGAATCCATATGCATAGGAAAGCCGGTCATTATTTCTACCTACATAAGAGGGCAGGAACTCGGAAATATGCTATATATTACGCAAAATAAACTTGGGTGGTACATTCCAAAACCTAAAAACATTGTAGAAAAAGTATCAGAGATATTTTCCGATGAAGAGATACTTGAAGAAACACGGGATCAAATAAAAAAAATGAATATAAGGAATGGGCTGAATGATATAGTAGATTTTATATGGAATTTTGACACGGTATAG
- the tpiA gene encoding triose-phosphate isomerase: MKKFYIAANWKMNMNRAEAKSLAEEMKAGLKDGKNKYMIAPSFTLLQDVASVLKGSNILLGAQNMGLEEKGAHTGEVSVLQLLDVGVQTVILGHSERRHIYKETDDLINKKVKLALKHGLEVILCVGELLEEREAGHAEAVCERQIKKGLADVSVKDLDKVTIAYEPVWAIGTGKNASPEDADAIHSSIRKTLDGLYGEKAAKDMIIQYGGSMKPENAEGLLKKPNIDGGLIGGAGLKTETFLPIALFSE; the protein is encoded by the coding sequence ATGAAAAAGTTTTACATTGCAGCAAATTGGAAGATGAACATGAACAGGGCTGAGGCCAAGAGCCTTGCAGAGGAAATGAAGGCCGGTCTAAAAGACGGAAAAAACAAGTACATGATAGCTCCTTCATTTACCCTTTTGCAGGATGTTGCATCCGTTCTTAAGGGTTCCAATATTTTGCTGGGAGCTCAAAATATGGGCTTGGAAGAAAAAGGTGCTCATACGGGGGAAGTTTCTGTCCTGCAGCTTTTGGATGTAGGAGTTCAAACAGTCATCTTAGGTCATTCCGAAAGACGGCATATATATAAAGAAACCGATGATCTTATCAATAAAAAGGTAAAACTTGCATTAAAACACGGTCTTGAGGTTATCCTATGTGTCGGTGAGCTTCTTGAAGAGCGCGAGGCAGGGCATGCCGAAGCCGTATGTGAAAGGCAGATAAAAAAAGGCCTTGCAGATGTATCTGTAAAAGATTTGGATAAGGTAACGATTGCTTATGAGCCTGTTTGGGCAATAGGTACCGGAAAAAATGCAAGTCCGGAAGATGCTGATGCTATCCATTCTTCAATAAGAAAGACCTTAGACGGGCTTTACGGTGAAAAGGCTGCTAAAGACATGATAATCCAGTACGGAGGCTCCATGAAGCCGGAAAATGCCGAAGGCCTTTTAAAAAAGCCTAATATCGACGGAGGCTTAATAGGCGGTGCCGGCCTTAAAACGGAAACTTTTTTGCCGATAGCCTTGTTTTCCGAATAA
- the secG gene encoding preprotein translocase subunit SecG translates to MGGLGIALLVLFVIICAIIIFLVLLQNEEGDSLGGLFSGGSNSAFGSKSSNVLTRATYVVVALFFVTTFLLALITKSPSDSGLSEEAMKKQTETSTEWWKTDSGTDNADGETKKDGE, encoded by the coding sequence ATGGGTGGTTTAGGTATTGCTTTGTTGGTACTTTTTGTCATAATTTGTGCGATTATTATCTTTTTGGTTCTACTACAAAATGAGGAAGGAGATAGTTTGGGCGGCCTTTTTTCTGGCGGAAGCAACTCGGCCTTCGGTTCAAAATCGAGCAATGTATTAACAAGAGCTACTTATGTTGTTGTTGCCCTGTTTTTTGTAACGACCTTTTTATTGGCCCTTATTACAAAAAGCCCGTCGGATTCAGGTTTATCCGAAGAGGCAATGAAAAAACAAACTGAAACATCAACTGAATGGTGGAAAACCGACAGCGGTACTGATAATGCCGACGGTGAAACCAAAAAAGACGGTGAGTAG
- a CDS encoding PhoH family protein: MEDAYTIVLKDEQVLSALCGANDRNLDFLEQYLGVPVVCRGNEVSVLSADDEVCKKFQHVVDKAVNSSEIKSGNSSEYIESLISTINVADKQDLSSGCIHIPRGIRSVYPKNPHQLEFISSIRNNDISFGLGAAGTGKTYLAVACALQMLMSRQMRKIVFTRPVVEAGESLGFLPGDLVQKITPYLRPLYDSIELLMPFELIRQMEESNMFEVAPLAYMRGRTLHNAVVILDEAQNTTKEQMKMFLTRMGEGSKLIITGDPSQSDISSSKNSGLVHAANLLSKIRGIGIVQFSSEDVVRHSLVQKIIKAYDKE; this comes from the coding sequence TTGGAAGACGCATATACAATAGTATTAAAAGATGAACAAGTGCTTTCCGCTCTTTGCGGTGCCAATGACAGAAACTTGGATTTTCTTGAGCAATATCTTGGTGTCCCTGTCGTTTGCCGAGGGAATGAGGTAAGCGTGCTAAGTGCCGATGATGAGGTTTGTAAAAAATTTCAGCATGTGGTTGATAAGGCTGTAAATTCATCTGAAATCAAATCCGGCAATTCATCGGAATATATCGAATCTCTCATATCAACCATAAATGTTGCGGATAAACAGGATCTTTCCTCCGGCTGTATTCATATTCCGCGGGGAATACGTTCGGTATATCCTAAAAATCCCCATCAGCTGGAATTCATCAGCTCTATCCGAAATAATGATATAAGTTTCGGCCTTGGTGCTGCCGGTACAGGAAAAACCTATTTGGCTGTTGCCTGTGCACTCCAGATGCTTATGTCGCGGCAAATGCGTAAGATTGTTTTTACTCGGCCTGTAGTAGAGGCAGGAGAGAGTTTAGGCTTTTTGCCCGGCGACCTTGTTCAAAAAATTACTCCGTATTTAAGGCCTCTTTATGATTCCATAGAGCTATTGATGCCTTTTGAGCTTATACGCCAAATGGAAGAGTCGAATATGTTTGAGGTGGCTCCCTTAGCCTATATGCGGGGAAGAACTCTTCACAATGCGGTAGTAATCTTGGATGAGGCTCAAAATACCACGAAAGAGCAAATGAAGATGTTTTTGACGAGAATGGGGGAGGGTTCCAAGCTGATTATAACCGGCGATCCTTCACAATCCGATATTTCATCATCTAAAAATTCCGGGCTGGTACATGCTGCAAATCTTTTATCTAAAATTCGGGGGATAGGTATAGTACAATTTTCTTCTGAAGATGTTGTGCGTCATTCCCTTGTGCAAAAAATAATTAAAGCTTATGACAAAGAATAA
- a CDS encoding HD family phosphohydrolase has protein sequence MTKNKKESKFKEKISSLCLIFKRNKAFVIAVAVSFLVLAVMVYINAYENSGFSKLAISDFEVGMVSDRDVISNRSITVIDEKATEIRKEAAKHSVRAVFYRDSLVSEKMIRDYSEFAGYIIRLKDSAKSFTAFKFMVMEKYPVLLSEQDLENIYNTKDFYEITSAALSMLKQLFDIGIIEMPLNGMGELHDSEISLGLSQNQKQSYTNVFIANLVLFYNVRDQIKSFLSDVKKSKLESYVLSIVLPFAQPNILFDAEETEKRVEEALKKVVPVKINIEKNQKIIKRGFIISEDGYTRLKAYVGDGRYIDFMQIAAALIFIGLSLIISLFLFSERIIGESLDFKFSLLILISFDLVYILILFISRLSIFSYPLDIVPILPVTFLTMLIAALISRKISVFSVFVFSLAVFGATGFKIQPTLFAVLSGLAGAGMVNIKGRRMDLIKTASGLILVQPIILLCMFAIFPGSASDKSVLLLGTAGSGFISGILVLGFLPILETLMNVPTSFRLMELSDLNSPIMKKMLITVGGTYNHSMMVASLAESACREIGANSILARVGAYYHDIGKMEQGEYFVENQTNYNKHMDINPRLSATVIRSHVKIGIEKAKQLRLPQSVIDIIAEHHGNSCISYFYAKAKELDPNVDIEDFSYPGTPPRSKESAVVMLADIVEAACRTLEKPSVPRLEKFIDELVAGKIKAGQLDNSELTFREVRIIKAAFVKILAGYYHSRIEYPNQKTEAETNQVQPQKENNNV, from the coding sequence ATGACAAAGAATAAAAAAGAAAGTAAATTCAAAGAAAAAATATCTTCTCTCTGTTTGATATTTAAAAGAAATAAGGCCTTTGTGATTGCGGTTGCGGTCAGCTTTTTGGTTTTGGCTGTGATGGTTTATATCAACGCTTATGAGAATTCCGGCTTTTCCAAGTTGGCTATTTCTGATTTTGAAGTAGGAATGGTCTCTGATAGGGATGTAATTTCAAACCGCAGTATTACTGTCATTGATGAAAAAGCTACCGAAATAAGAAAGGAAGCGGCTAAGCATTCAGTCAGAGCTGTTTTTTATAGGGACAGCTTGGTTTCCGAAAAAATGATAAGAGACTACTCGGAATTTGCGGGTTATATAATACGTTTAAAGGATTCAGCAAAGAGTTTTACGGCCTTTAAATTTATGGTAATGGAAAAATATCCCGTTCTTCTTTCGGAACAGGATTTGGAAAATATATATAATACTAAAGATTTTTATGAGATTACTTCTGCAGCCCTCAGTATGTTAAAGCAACTTTTTGATATAGGTATAATCGAGATGCCCCTCAACGGTATGGGAGAGCTGCATGATTCCGAGATAAGTTTAGGGTTGAGTCAAAATCAAAAGCAGTCTTATACAAATGTGTTTATTGCAAACCTTGTTTTATTCTACAATGTACGGGATCAAATTAAAAGTTTTCTTTCGGATGTAAAAAAATCAAAACTTGAATCCTATGTTTTGAGTATCGTTCTGCCCTTTGCCCAGCCCAATATTTTATTTGATGCTGAAGAAACCGAGAAAAGAGTTGAAGAAGCCCTAAAAAAGGTTGTTCCGGTAAAGATAAATATAGAAAAAAATCAAAAGATTATAAAAAGAGGCTTTATAATATCTGAAGATGGCTATACGCGTTTAAAAGCCTATGTCGGCGACGGAAGGTATATCGATTTTATGCAGATTGCTGCTGCCTTAATTTTTATAGGCTTATCGCTTATAATAAGTCTTTTTTTGTTTTCTGAAAGAATCATAGGGGAAAGTCTCGATTTTAAATTCAGCTTACTTATTTTAATCTCTTTCGATTTGGTTTATATATTGATTCTTTTTATTTCGAGACTTTCAATATTTTCTTATCCGCTTGATATTGTTCCCATATTGCCGGTAACTTTTTTAACTATGCTGATAGCAGCTTTAATCTCAAGAAAAATTTCGGTTTTTTCCGTCTTTGTCTTTTCCCTTGCAGTTTTCGGTGCAACAGGCTTTAAAATTCAGCCGACCTTGTTTGCCGTTCTTTCAGGGCTTGCTGGTGCCGGTATGGTAAATATTAAGGGCCGAAGGATGGATCTGATTAAAACTGCATCCGGGTTAATTTTGGTTCAGCCTATAATTTTGCTATGTATGTTTGCAATTTTCCCGGGCTCTGCAAGCGATAAATCGGTGCTTTTATTGGGTACTGCGGGCAGCGGCTTTATAAGCGGTATCTTGGTTTTGGGCTTTTTGCCTATTTTAGAAACCTTGATGAATGTTCCCACGAGTTTTAGGCTGATGGAATTGTCTGATCTTAATTCGCCCATTATGAAAAAAATGCTTATTACAGTCGGCGGAACCTACAATCATTCGATGATGGTAGCATCCTTGGCCGAAAGTGCCTGCCGCGAAATAGGAGCAAATTCGATTTTGGCAAGAGTAGGAGCCTATTATCATGACATAGGAAAGATGGAGCAGGGGGAATACTTTGTAGAAAATCAGACAAATTATAATAAACACATGGACATAAATCCCCGTCTTTCGGCTACGGTAATAAGAAGCCATGTAAAAATAGGTATAGAAAAAGCAAAGCAACTGCGGCTGCCTCAGTCCGTTATAGATATAATCGCTGAACATCACGGGAACAGCTGTATATCCTATTTTTATGCAAAGGCAAAGGAACTTGATCCCAATGTAGACATCGAAGATTTTTCTTATCCCGGAACGCCTCCGCGTTCAAAAGAATCGGCCGTTGTCATGCTGGCCGATATAGTTGAAGCAGCCTGCCGGACCTTGGAAAAACCGTCGGTTCCCCGTTTGGAAAAATTTATAGATGAACTTGTTGCGGGAAAAATCAAGGCAGGGCAGCTTGATAACTCGGAGCTTACATTCCGCGAAGTCAGGATTATAAAGGCCGCCTTCGTCAAAATTTTAGCCGGCTACTATCATTCCAGAATAGAATATCCAAATCAAAAAACTGAGGCAGAAACTAATCAGGTTCAGCCTCAAAAGGAAAATAATAATGTCTAA
- the ybeY gene encoding rRNA maturation RNase YbeY: MSNSITVSFNDEPPGSIDPVRVENFISEVLKDLNLKNWDISLLFCDDDFIQNLNKQYRNIDSPTDVLSFEQGDEYFDEAGETRFMAGDIVISIDSLKFNAEEFNVEINEELKRLIVHGILHLNGMDHSDNSPEQEMLKFQEELLMQYKNIEIYRV, translated from the coding sequence ATGTCTAATTCGATTACTGTTTCATTTAACGATGAACCTCCGGGGTCTATAGACCCTGTAAGAGTTGAAAATTTTATATCTGAAGTTCTAAAAGATCTAAACTTGAAAAATTGGGATATTTCGTTGCTGTTTTGTGATGATGATTTTATTCAAAATCTGAATAAACAGTATAGGAATATCGACTCGCCAACAGATGTGCTTTCATTTGAGCAGGGGGACGAGTACTTTGACGAAGCCGGTGAAACAAGGTTTATGGCCGGAGATATAGTTATAAGTATTGACAGTCTTAAGTTTAATGCCGAAGAATTTAATGTAGAAATAAATGAAGAGCTAAAAAGACTGATTGTACACGGCATTTTGCATTTGAACGGGATGGATCATTCGGATAACTCTCCCGAGCAGGAGATGCTTAAATTTCAAGAAGAATTGCTTATGCAATATAAAAATATAGAGATTTATCGGGTATAG
- a CDS encoding hemolysin family protein: protein MGIIDLFKKKGNVNNILKEGLNDEKRDMIRGVVDLSDTAVKEVMIPRIDVDFLALDTPSDEILDRISESGHSRFPVYDESIDNVIGILYVKDIIKLLTKNQKIELDKIVRRAFFVPESKRIDALLAEFKRRHVHIAVAVDEYGGVSGIVCMEDIIEEIVGDIQDEFDNEGEDITEIASGVWLCDARVDLDDLAETIKSEDLPVDEFETLGGFVFDLFGKIPAKYEKTAWNDYDFIVQDMDGHKVKTVKIVYNKNSIQN, encoded by the coding sequence ATGGGTATAATAGACTTATTTAAAAAGAAAGGCAATGTAAACAATATTCTAAAAGAAGGCTTAAATGATGAAAAAAGGGATATGATCCGCGGTGTTGTCGACTTATCAGATACGGCAGTAAAAGAGGTTATGATTCCGCGTATTGATGTTGATTTTTTGGCCCTTGATACGCCTAGCGATGAAATCTTAGACAGAATATCTGAAAGCGGGCACTCCCGTTTTCCCGTATACGATGAGTCCATCGACAATGTTATCGGAATCCTTTATGTTAAGGATATTATTAAGCTTCTAACAAAGAACCAAAAAATTGAACTTGATAAGATAGTGCGCCGTGCATTTTTTGTTCCGGAGTCAAAAAGGATTGATGCTCTTTTGGCCGAATTTAAAAGACGCCATGTTCATATTGCCGTTGCCGTTGATGAGTACGGCGGTGTTTCAGGCATTGTCTGTATGGAAGACATTATCGAAGAGATTGTAGGCGATATACAGGACGAATTTGACAATGAGGGAGAAGATATTACAGAAATCGCCTCAGGAGTCTGGCTCTGCGATGCCCGCGTCGATTTGGATGATCTGGCCGAAACAATTAAAAGCGAAGACTTGCCGGTAGACGAGTTTGAAACCTTGGGCGGCTTTGTATTCGATCTTTTCGGAAAAATTCCTGCCAAGTATGAAAAAACGGCATGGAATGACTACGACTTTATTGTTCAGGATATGGACGGCCACAAGGTAAAGACCGTCAAAATTGTTTATAACAAGAATTCTATACAAAATTAG